Proteins encoded by one window of Pseudomonas coleopterorum:
- a CDS encoding SDR family NAD(P)-dependent oxidoreductase has protein sequence MRALVSGGSSGIGASACMRIAEAALARGVQPRIAVCGHAPNDTQKEVVRSIKAMGGVAISLCGDLGKDEVPSQLVATAVAEFGGLDALVANAGIASPGKICDLTLADWDDMFSVNLRGAWLLAKASYPHLRESGGAACFTSSMSGQIPHAGSGAYSPTKAALTMLAQTLALEWAPEGIRVNVVSPGMTHTPMSEKIYADPQLKKAREAIIPLGRIGRPIDIANVIEFLVSPLSGYVTGQDICVDGGFSKSILNHIPGRPGSKS, from the coding sequence ATGAGAGCTCTGGTCAGTGGTGGTAGCAGTGGTATCGGCGCGTCGGCCTGCATGAGAATCGCGGAGGCGGCGCTGGCGCGGGGAGTCCAGCCTAGAATTGCAGTCTGTGGACATGCCCCGAATGACACACAGAAAGAAGTCGTCAGGTCCATCAAGGCCATGGGAGGCGTCGCCATTTCACTGTGCGGCGATCTCGGCAAGGATGAAGTACCGAGTCAACTAGTGGCGACAGCGGTCGCGGAGTTCGGCGGGCTAGACGCCCTGGTGGCCAATGCCGGCATCGCCAGTCCTGGCAAGATTTGCGACCTCACGCTTGCAGATTGGGACGATATGTTTTCGGTCAATCTACGCGGCGCCTGGCTCCTCGCCAAAGCCAGTTACCCGCATTTGCGCGAGAGCGGTGGTGCGGCCTGTTTTACCTCGTCGATGTCTGGCCAGATTCCACATGCCGGCTCGGGCGCCTACAGCCCGACCAAAGCGGCATTGACGATGCTTGCCCAGACACTGGCCCTGGAATGGGCGCCCGAAGGTATCCGCGTCAACGTGGTCTCTCCGGGCATGACACACACACCGATGTCCGAAAAGATCTACGCTGACCCACAACTCAAGAAAGCCAGAGAGGCAATCATCCCGTTGGGCAGGATTGGCCGACCGATCGATATCGCAAACGTGATCGAGTTTCTGGTCAGCCCATTGTCAGGATACGTGACGGGGCAAGATATCTGCGTCGACGGTGGCTTCTCCAAGTCCATCCTCAACCACATACCCGGCCGGCCCGGCTCGAAATCCTGA
- a CDS encoding aldo/keto reductase has product MPTRRQFVQYTAALGALAGCGPLMSRLAFAAQPLLQRKIPATGESLPVIGLGTSQTFNVEPESADMVPLREVLAAFVAGGAKVIDTAPSYGRAEGVSGELVAQAAARDKVFLATKVSSTGREAGMRQIEASFKALRTDTIDLIQVHNLQDTHTQLALLRELKAQGRIRYIGVTHYVESAHDELLAVLKQEPVDFVQINYSIGARNAERKLLPYCADKGIATLINRTFEAGRLFAKVKGRAVPEWASAELDASSWAQLMLKFVLANPAVTAVIPATSQPRYVLDNLLAGQGRLPNAEQLKRIAAEFA; this is encoded by the coding sequence ATGCCGACTCGCCGCCAGTTCGTTCAATACACCGCCGCGCTCGGCGCCCTGGCCGGTTGTGGCCCACTGATGTCGCGCCTGGCGTTTGCAGCGCAGCCGCTGCTGCAGCGCAAGATCCCGGCGACCGGTGAGTCACTCCCGGTAATCGGACTGGGTACGTCCCAGACGTTCAATGTGGAGCCGGAGTCGGCGGACATGGTCCCTCTGCGCGAGGTGCTGGCGGCGTTCGTCGCGGGTGGCGCCAAGGTCATCGATACGGCGCCCAGCTACGGTCGGGCGGAAGGAGTCAGCGGCGAGCTGGTGGCTCAAGCCGCCGCACGCGACAAGGTGTTTCTGGCGACCAAGGTCTCGTCCACTGGCCGCGAGGCCGGTATGCGCCAGATCGAGGCCAGCTTCAAGGCGCTGCGCACCGACACGATCGATCTGATTCAGGTTCACAACCTGCAGGACACCCACACGCAATTAGCGCTGCTGCGCGAACTCAAGGCTCAGGGCCGCATCCGCTACATTGGCGTTACGCACTACGTGGAGTCGGCCCACGATGAGCTGTTGGCCGTGCTGAAGCAGGAGCCCGTCGACTTCGTGCAGATCAACTACTCGATCGGCGCGCGCAATGCCGAGCGCAAGCTGCTGCCGTATTGCGCCGACAAGGGTATCGCCACCCTGATCAATCGGACGTTCGAAGCCGGCCGCCTGTTCGCCAAGGTCAAGGGTCGTGCCGTACCTGAATGGGCCAGCGCCGAGCTGGATGCCAGTTCCTGGGCGCAGTTGATGCTCAAGTTCGTCCTGGCCAATCCGGCGGTGACCGCCGTCATTCCCGCCACGTCGCAGCCGCGTTATGTGCTTGACAACCTGCTCGCCGGCCAGGGTCGTTTGCCCAATGCCGAGCAACTCAAGCGCATTGCCGCCGAGTTTGCCTGA
- a CDS encoding NTP/NDP exchange transporter has product MTPVAARFTQVINARPGEGQAALAGFALFFCLFCGYFMLRPIRESMGIQGGVENLQWLFTATFIAMLVAVPLFGWLNSKVARLHYIDWVYGFFCGNLLLFAVAFCAAEQGIWLARVFYVWISVYNLFVISVAWSLMADVFDGAQAKRLFAFIAAGASVGGLVGPALSALLVGVMGPSGLSVLAAVLLAIAVALKHLLMSWRAVHGAGRPGAAQAENPRRPVAGNPFSGLTRVLQSRYLLGVCAFVVLLATVSTFLYFEQARLVAELFPSREEQVRVFGIIDFVVQAGALTAQLFITGRLAQRLGVRTLLALVPALVCLGFIGLALAPSFAMLAGLMIARRIGEYAFVRPGREMLFAPLDAETKYKAKNFIDTVVYRGGDAFSGWVKSLLDLLGQGVVLIALVGAACAALWGVVGWYLGGKADAASAQPVGPHK; this is encoded by the coding sequence ATGACCCCCGTCGCTGCGCGCTTCACGCAGGTGATCAATGCCCGTCCTGGCGAGGGGCAGGCCGCGTTGGCCGGGTTCGCGTTGTTCTTCTGCCTGTTCTGCGGCTATTTCATGCTGCGACCGATCCGCGAGTCGATGGGCATTCAGGGCGGTGTGGAAAACCTGCAATGGCTGTTCACGGCCACCTTCATCGCCATGTTGGTCGCCGTGCCGCTGTTTGGCTGGCTCAACTCCAAGGTGGCCAGGCTTCACTATATCGATTGGGTCTACGGCTTTTTCTGCGGCAATCTGTTGCTCTTCGCCGTTGCGTTCTGCGCTGCCGAACAGGGCATCTGGCTGGCGCGGGTGTTCTATGTGTGGATCTCGGTCTATAACCTGTTCGTCATCTCGGTGGCCTGGAGCCTGATGGCCGACGTCTTCGATGGCGCACAGGCCAAGCGCCTGTTCGCGTTCATTGCCGCGGGCGCGAGCGTCGGCGGTCTCGTCGGCCCGGCCCTGAGTGCCTTGCTGGTGGGTGTCATGGGGCCCAGTGGGCTGTCGGTACTGGCCGCAGTGTTGCTTGCCATCGCCGTCGCCCTCAAGCACCTGTTGATGAGCTGGCGCGCCGTGCACGGGGCAGGACGGCCCGGCGCCGCCCAGGCCGAAAACCCACGCCGCCCGGTGGCTGGCAATCCGTTCAGCGGGCTGACCCGTGTGCTGCAATCGCGCTATCTGCTAGGCGTCTGCGCCTTCGTGGTGCTGTTGGCCACGGTCAGCACTTTTCTGTATTTCGAGCAGGCGCGCCTGGTGGCCGAGTTGTTCCCCAGCCGCGAGGAGCAGGTCCGGGTATTCGGCATCATCGATTTCGTCGTTCAGGCCGGCGCACTCACCGCGCAGCTGTTCATCACCGGCCGGCTGGCGCAGCGACTGGGGGTCAGGACCTTGCTGGCCTTGGTGCCGGCGCTGGTGTGCCTGGGTTTCATCGGCCTGGCGCTGGCGCCGAGCTTCGCCATGCTGGCGGGGCTGATGATTGCCCGGCGCATCGGTGAATACGCGTTCGTGCGACCCGGGCGCGAGATGCTGTTTGCGCCGCTGGACGCAGAAACCAAGTACAAGGCGAAGAACTTCATCGACACCGTGGTTTACCGCGGTGGCGACGCCTTCAGCGGCTGGGTCAAGAGCCTGCTCGACCTGCTCGGTCAGGGCGTGGTGCTGATCGCGCTGGTGGGCGCCGCCTGCGCCGCGCTGTGGGGCGTGGTGGGCTGGTACCTGGGCGGTAAAGCCGACGCCGCCAGCGCCCAGCCTGTCGGGCCACACAAATAA
- a CDS encoding putative bifunctional diguanylate cyclase/phosphodiesterase — protein MSTTRRFSCTGLFALIKRLCSVPQGNSRLLAAQYKALARQIPLMYFILLINSWALAFTHMPSSPVWMTVHIPLVLTIISLVRAVAWRRGWQQQPDDLEVAQALARTNRICCVVAVGFTVWALALFPYGDSYAKAHVAFYMAITVIGCIFCLMHLRSAALMTAVVVNVAFVAFFASTDNPTFIATSVNVLLVTGIMLVVLQNNYRNFTGLVNAQAHSEALSDENFLLANKDSLTGLPNRRWFFNCLDGCLAKAGEERQRLGVGILDLDGFKPVNDLYGHSVGDRLLAEVGTRLAALLPDNVQVARLGGDEFALILPDCGDNLEISLFAERICVELSKPYLLVDVPIQVGASMGLATFPDLAGNAHELFEYADYALYQSKHHFVGHMSLFSAAHRKQLQSAIITEQALRRADLEREFHVAFQPIVDLQNGATVAFEALARWQSVELGPVPPGQFIPVAERSGMINRLTLPLLAKALRGAAAWPAPIRLSFNLSAHDCGSPDAVQAIVQLLTSGLFDPSRVDLEITETATLKDLDLVQEAIATLRSLGCGISLDDFGTGYSSLSHLHALALTKLKVDRSFVARLHEKPASYKIVKSLLALTQDMDLDCIFEGVETREEVQALVALGCRYVQGYYFARPMSALDTAGWIALDHAPVQR, from the coding sequence ATGTCTACGACCAGACGCTTTTCCTGCACCGGCCTGTTCGCTCTGATCAAACGGCTGTGCAGCGTACCTCAAGGCAACTCGCGTCTGCTCGCGGCCCAGTACAAGGCCCTGGCCAGGCAGATTCCTCTGATGTACTTCATCCTGCTGATCAACAGCTGGGCACTGGCCTTTACCCACATGCCCAGTTCGCCGGTGTGGATGACCGTGCACATCCCTCTGGTGTTGACCATCATCAGCCTGGTGCGGGCGGTCGCTTGGCGTCGAGGCTGGCAGCAGCAACCCGACGACCTCGAGGTCGCCCAGGCGCTCGCGCGGACCAACCGTATCTGCTGCGTGGTGGCCGTCGGTTTCACGGTATGGGCGCTGGCGCTATTTCCCTATGGCGACAGTTACGCCAAGGCGCACGTGGCCTTCTACATGGCCATTACGGTGATCGGCTGCATTTTCTGCCTGATGCACCTGCGTTCCGCCGCGCTGATGACGGCGGTGGTGGTCAACGTCGCCTTCGTCGCATTCTTTGCCTCTACCGACAACCCCACCTTCATCGCCACCAGCGTCAACGTGTTGCTGGTCACCGGCATCATGCTGGTGGTGCTGCAGAACAACTATCGCAACTTCACCGGACTGGTGAACGCCCAGGCGCACAGCGAAGCCCTGAGCGACGAGAACTTTTTGCTGGCCAACAAGGACAGCCTGACCGGATTGCCCAACCGGCGCTGGTTCTTCAACTGCCTGGACGGCTGCCTGGCCAAAGCGGGCGAGGAGAGGCAACGCCTGGGCGTGGGCATCCTCGACCTCGATGGCTTCAAGCCGGTCAACGACCTGTACGGTCACAGCGTCGGCGACCGCCTGCTGGCCGAGGTCGGTACACGCCTGGCTGCGCTGCTGCCCGATAACGTCCAGGTCGCGCGCCTGGGAGGCGACGAATTCGCGCTGATCCTGCCCGACTGTGGCGACAACCTGGAGATTTCCCTGTTTGCCGAACGCATCTGTGTGGAACTGAGCAAACCGTACCTGCTGGTCGATGTGCCGATCCAGGTGGGCGCATCCATGGGCCTGGCGACCTTTCCCGATCTGGCCGGCAATGCCCATGAATTGTTCGAGTACGCCGATTACGCGCTGTACCAGAGCAAGCACCATTTCGTCGGCCATATGTCGCTGTTCTCGGCTGCACACCGCAAGCAGCTGCAAAGCGCGATCATCACCGAACAGGCCTTGCGACGTGCGGATCTCGAGCGTGAGTTCCATGTCGCCTTCCAGCCCATCGTCGACCTGCAGAACGGTGCTACCGTCGCCTTCGAGGCCTTGGCGCGCTGGCAGAGCGTAGAGCTGGGGCCGGTTCCGCCCGGCCAGTTCATTCCGGTCGCCGAACGCAGCGGCATGATCAATCGCCTGACCCTGCCGCTGCTGGCCAAGGCCTTGCGGGGTGCCGCCGCCTGGCCGGCGCCGATTCGTCTTTCTTTCAACCTGTCGGCCCATGACTGCGGTTCGCCCGACGCGGTCCAGGCCATCGTCCAACTGCTCACCAGTGGGCTGTTCGATCCGAGTCGGGTCGACCTGGAGATCACCGAGACGGCGACCCTCAAGGATCTGGATCTGGTCCAGGAAGCGATCGCCACCCTGCGCTCGTTGGGGTGCGGCATTTCCCTGGACGATTTCGGCACCGGCTATTCCAGCCTCAGTCACCTGCATGCGCTGGCGTTGACCAAACTCAAGGTCGATCGCAGTTTCGTCGCCCGCCTGCATGAGAAGCCGGCCAGTTACAAAATCGTCAAATCCTTGCTCGCACTGACCCAGGACATGGACCTGGATTGCATTTTCGAGGGCGTGGAAACCCGAGAGGAGGTTCAGGCGCTGGTCGCATTGGGCTGCCGCTATGTGCAGGGCTATTACTTCGCCCGGCCCATGTCCGCGCTGGATACCGCGGGCTGGATTGCCCTGGACCATGCTCCGGTTCAGCGCTGA